One window from the genome of Deltaproteobacteria bacterium encodes:
- a CDS encoding M23 family metallopeptidase, translated as MKAGGYHIIVVPRDPSKTRRIRLSSVTARLLALAGILAIPFLVGSIFSTVHYQNRLVVLNRRLSDDTEVLRQKELLASRLGNLERVVSRTEEAFSRLEAVSDVELGHLQKGLGPIETELTFQTPKTEELPKVDVNLGDWLERGGQVTLSAIKGKMGELGDRLENLNARIEEFYTLNQDKIRFVSAVPSLMPVEGWITSDFGGRRSPYGRGYQMHYGLDIASPTGSPVRAPADGEVIFAEAHAGYGRMILIDHGYGVTTLYGHASQLFVKEGDKIKRGDIIAAVGSTGSSTGPHLHYEVHVDGIPTDPLNYITE; from the coding sequence TTGAAGGCAGGCGGGTATCACATCATCGTCGTCCCCCGGGATCCATCCAAGACAAGGCGCATCCGTCTGTCGTCGGTCACCGCGCGCCTCTTGGCCTTGGCCGGCATCCTTGCCATCCCTTTTCTGGTCGGCTCCATCTTCTCCACCGTTCACTATCAAAACAGGCTGGTTGTCTTGAACCGCCGCCTGTCCGATGACACCGAGGTTCTCCGGCAGAAAGAACTGCTCGCCTCGCGGCTGGGAAACCTCGAACGGGTGGTGTCGCGCACGGAGGAGGCCTTCTCCCGGCTCGAGGCGGTTTCGGATGTAGAGCTGGGGCACCTGCAAAAAGGGCTGGGGCCGATTGAAACGGAATTGACGTTTCAAACACCCAAAACGGAAGAACTGCCGAAAGTCGACGTGAATCTGGGGGACTGGCTGGAACGGGGGGGGCAGGTGACCTTGAGCGCCATCAAGGGAAAGATGGGCGAACTGGGGGACCGCCTTGAAAATTTAAACGCCCGGATCGAGGAATTTTACACACTGAACCAGGATAAAATCCGCTTTGTCAGCGCCGTTCCCAGCCTCATGCCGGTTGAGGGATGGATCACCTCCGATTTCGGCGGCCGGAGAAGTCCGTACGGCAGGGGCTACCAGATGCACTATGGGCTGGACATCGCCTCGCCCACCGGTTCGCCGGTTCGGGCCCCGGCCGACGGCGAGGTCATTTTTGCCGAGGCCCATGCCGGCTACGGGCGGATGATTCTTATCGACCACGGCTATGGTGTCACCACCCTCTACGGTCACGCCTCGCAGTTGTTCGTGAAGGAGGGCGATAAAATCAAACGGGGCGATATCATCGCCGCCGTCGGTTCCACCGGCTCCTCCACCGGCCCGCACCTCCACTACGAAGTCCACGTGGACGGCATTCCCACCGATCCGCTGAATTACATTACCGAATAA